A genomic window from Cytobacillus suaedae includes:
- a CDS encoding DUF3231 family protein, producing the protein MGDKLKVRLTSAEMATLWSQYFNDSLSICVQRYFLEKVEDEEVRPVIEFTLQSAEKHVAFLGELFESENFPVPIGFTEEDVDVTAPRLFSDSFVLMYLRQMSILAMTASSAALGIVTREDIVDFHKSVFKAAVKLQDMARDIMLKQGTYIRPPYISKPEKVDFIKKQSFLTGFLGEKRPLTAIEITHLFLNIQTNTIGKALMVGFAQVASREEVKDYLIRGKRIAQKHIENFNDFLLKEDLPAPMTWDSDVTSTTQKVFSDKLIMFHVSGMIAAGIGNYGMALGASPRRDLGAKYASLIPEITLYAEDGANIMINEGWMEEPPQNIDRDHLAKGKRTF; encoded by the coding sequence ATGGGAGACAAGTTAAAAGTTAGACTAACCTCTGCAGAAATGGCGACATTGTGGTCACAGTATTTTAATGATTCTCTATCTATATGTGTTCAGCGTTATTTCTTAGAAAAGGTTGAGGACGAGGAAGTACGTCCTGTAATTGAATTTACATTACAATCAGCTGAAAAACATGTTGCTTTCTTGGGTGAATTATTTGAATCAGAAAATTTTCCGGTACCGATTGGTTTTACAGAAGAGGATGTGGATGTAACAGCCCCAAGACTCTTCTCAGATTCATTTGTTCTTATGTATTTACGTCAAATGTCAATCCTTGCAATGACCGCAAGTAGTGCTGCACTTGGGATTGTAACTAGAGAGGACATCGTAGATTTTCATAAGTCCGTTTTTAAAGCAGCTGTTAAACTACAGGACATGGCAAGAGACATTATGCTAAAACAAGGAACTTACATTAGGCCACCTTATATATCTAAACCGGAAAAGGTAGATTTTATTAAAAAACAATCTTTTTTAACAGGTTTTTTGGGTGAAAAAAGACCACTTACTGCCATTGAAATAACCCATCTATTTTTAAACATACAAACAAATACCATTGGAAAAGCATTAATGGTTGGCTTTGCTCAGGTAGCTTCGCGCGAAGAAGTAAAAGATTATCTTATAAGAGGAAAACGTATCGCACAAAAACATATTGAGAACTTTAATGATTTTCTTTTAAAGGAAGATTTACCTGCACCGATGACATGGGACTCGGATGTGACTAGTACGACCCAAAAGGTTTTTTCAGATAAGCTAATCATGTTTCACGTTTCAGGGATGATTGCTGCAGGGATAGGAAACTACGGAATGGCACTAGGAGCAAGCCCTCGTCGGGACCTGGGTGCGAAATATGCATCACTAATCCCGGAGATTACCTTATATGCGGAAGACGGTGCAAATATTATGATTAACGAGGGGTGGATGGAAGAACCCCCGCAAAATATTGACCGAGATCATTTAGCGAAAGGGAAAAGAACCTTTTAA
- a CDS encoding calcium/sodium antiporter, which translates to MTYVLLLVGFALLIKGADYFVEGSSTIAAMLKISPLLIGLTIVAFGTSSPEATVSILAALDGNAGVAIGNVVGSNIFNITLVVGITAMINPLKVESTTIRKEIPFTLLASVTLLVLVADITLQGFNENLITRSDGLVFLLIFAVFLYYIFEVARNNRESRSDTTPTEKKGPMGKYILFTVGGLAAIIFGGDLVVDSATEIAFSFGMSQTLVGLTIVAVGTSLPELITSITAAIKKQSEIALGNIVGSNIFNILFVLGASSLISPLAVIDEIFIDIILMILLTVVLLVFSKSQFKIAKSEGFILAASYVAYMVYIILRN; encoded by the coding sequence ATGACATATGTTCTTTTATTAGTTGGATTTGCATTATTAATTAAGGGGGCTGACTACTTTGTAGAAGGTTCTTCTACGATAGCAGCAATGCTAAAGATATCCCCACTATTAATCGGCTTGACTATTGTTGCATTTGGTACCAGTTCTCCTGAAGCAACAGTAAGTATCCTTGCAGCTCTTGATGGAAATGCTGGAGTCGCAATTGGGAACGTAGTAGGAAGCAATATTTTTAATATTACGCTTGTCGTAGGGATTACAGCTATGATTAATCCTTTAAAGGTTGAAAGTACAACAATCCGTAAAGAGATTCCATTTACTTTATTAGCTAGCGTTACCCTTTTAGTACTCGTCGCAGATATTACATTACAAGGGTTTAACGAGAACTTAATTACTAGAAGTGATGGACTGGTATTCTTACTTATTTTCGCAGTTTTTTTATATTATATCTTTGAGGTTGCCCGAAATAACCGTGAATCACGTTCAGATACTACTCCTACTGAAAAGAAAGGTCCTATGGGAAAATATATTCTTTTTACAGTTGGAGGGCTAGCAGCTATCATCTTTGGTGGAGATCTCGTTGTTGATAGTGCTACAGAAATTGCTTTTTCCTTTGGAATGAGTCAAACGCTAGTTGGTCTTACAATTGTCGCAGTAGGAACATCACTTCCAGAATTAATTACTTCAATAACTGCCGCAATAAAAAAACAAAGTGAAATTGCTCTAGGGAACATTGTTGGTAGTAACATCTTTAACATTCTTTTTGTTCTAGGTGCCTCTTCACTTATCTCACCACTTGCCGTGATTGACGAAATATTCATTGATATCATCCTTATGATTCTCTTAACTGTTGTACTACTCGTCTTTTCAAAGTCTCAATTCAAAATTGCAAAATCAGAGGGATTTATCTTAGCCGCTTCGTATGTTGCTTACATGGTTTATATAATATTGAGGAATTAA
- a CDS encoding FbpB family small basic protein: MRKMKLSLQDLLKKNKEELLKDKNELERIEKRIDDKYSKIISTN; encoded by the coding sequence ATGAGAAAAATGAAATTATCTTTACAAGACCTATTAAAGAAAAACAAAGAAGAACTTCTAAAAGATAAAAATGAACTAGAAAGAATTGAAAAGCGCATTGATGATAAATATAGTAAAATTATTAGTACTAATTAA
- a CDS encoding sporulation protein produces the protein MILRKYLSLLGIGSARIDLILPKEKYRRGEDINGHFLIHGGTIEQKIRRIDCDLVMLNEVSGEEKLIDSTTVLTSKKIDSDESNEMAFTFSLPEDIPVSSEAVSYRFKTRLTFNEGVESKDQDRILVTE, from the coding sequence TTGATATTAAGAAAATATTTATCACTTTTAGGAATTGGTTCCGCACGTATAGATCTTATTTTGCCGAAAGAAAAATACAGACGTGGGGAAGATATAAATGGACACTTTCTTATTCATGGTGGAACAATTGAGCAGAAAATTAGACGAATCGATTGTGATCTAGTTATGTTAAATGAAGTATCAGGGGAAGAAAAGCTTATTGATTCTACTACAGTCCTAACTTCGAAGAAAATTGATTCGGATGAGTCAAATGAAATGGCCTTCACCTTTTCCTTACCTGAGGACATCCCTGTGAGTTCTGAAGCGGTTTCCTACCGATTTAAAACAAGGTTAACTTTTAACGAAGGTGTCGAGAGTAAAGATCAGGATCGTATTCTAGTTACTGAGTAG
- a CDS encoding rhodanese-like domain-containing protein: protein MYKKFLFIIPIVLVVVYVGINMINSKEIVSITTEELAEKLDSSTENVVFIDVREVDEFQAKHVEGMINVPLSTLKENYNQIPIDSEVVLFCRSGNRSMQAAKILQDLGYNKIINVEGGIMSWTGPTVN from the coding sequence ATGTATAAAAAATTTCTATTCATTATACCTATCGTTCTTGTAGTCGTTTATGTAGGGATTAATATGATTAATTCAAAAGAAATCGTTTCCATTACTACTGAAGAACTAGCAGAAAAGCTTGATTCTAGTACTGAGAATGTTGTATTTATTGATGTACGTGAAGTGGATGAATTCCAGGCAAAACATGTTGAAGGGATGATAAATGTACCTCTAAGTACATTAAAAGAGAACTATAATCAAATTCCGATAGATTCAGAGGTTGTTTTGTTTTGTAGAAGTGGAAATAGAAGTATGCAAGCTGCTAAAATTCTCCAAGACCTTGGATATAACAAAATCATCAATGTTGAAGGTGGAATAATGAGTTGGACAGGACCGACTGTGAACTAA
- a CDS encoding GNAT family N-acetyltransferase translates to MKDYEIRRINNLFEVEYLELVNESKAEGFRFLERLVSDYKAGTNTFSKPGEVLYGLFSRAGLLVAVGGLTIDPYAGDNKIGRLRRFYVAKNERRKGLGRLLVNTILQEARSTFNVIVLYTDTEEASKFYGRIGFIKEGKYPNSSFYLNL, encoded by the coding sequence GTGAAAGATTACGAAATAAGGCGTATTAATAATCTGTTTGAAGTTGAATATCTAGAATTAGTCAATGAAAGTAAAGCTGAAGGGTTTCGATTTTTGGAAAGGCTTGTTTCTGACTATAAAGCAGGCACGAACACTTTTAGCAAGCCAGGAGAAGTATTGTACGGCTTATTCAGTAGAGCAGGGTTACTCGTTGCAGTTGGTGGCTTAACTATTGATCCTTATGCTGGGGATAACAAAATTGGTCGGCTTCGTAGGTTCTATGTAGCAAAAAATGAACGAAGAAAGGGACTTGGTAGGCTACTTGTTAATACGATTTTACAGGAAGCAAGATCTACATTTAACGTTATTGTCCTTTATACAGATACGGAAGAGGCATCCAAATTTTATGGAAGAATAGGGTTTATAAAGGAAGGTAAGTACCCGAACTCTTCGTTTTATCTTAACTTGTGA
- a CDS encoding NUDIX domain-containing protein, translated as MESELIKIFDENRNPIGTATREEVHKNGYWHETFHCWLIQQEKNQLYIYLQLRSPLKKDYPTLLDITAAGHILSHETVEDGIREIKEEIGIDVNMEELITVGVIDYSVFKGEFIDKELAHVFLFKGDFGFKDFTIQREEVSGIYRVTFDDFEQLWLGNLNEVHAIGFEESGLGERMSIDKTVTKADFVPHEKSYYEKVIRSIKNLV; from the coding sequence ATGGAATCTGAATTGATTAAGATTTTTGACGAAAATCGAAATCCGATTGGGACAGCAACAAGAGAAGAAGTTCATAAGAATGGATATTGGCATGAGACTTTTCATTGTTGGTTAATTCAACAAGAAAAAAACCAGCTATATATATATTTGCAATTAAGAAGTCCTTTGAAAAAAGACTATCCTACTCTTTTAGATATTACAGCGGCAGGACACATACTATCTCACGAAACGGTCGAAGATGGTATTAGAGAAATTAAAGAAGAAATAGGTATAGATGTAAACATGGAAGAACTCATTACGGTTGGAGTCATTGATTATTCTGTCTTCAAAGGCGAATTTATTGATAAAGAACTAGCGCATGTTTTTTTATTTAAAGGTGATTTCGGGTTTAAGGATTTCACTATTCAACGTGAAGAAGTATCTGGAATTTACAGGGTTACTTTTGATGATTTCGAGCAGTTATGGCTTGGTAATCTAAATGAAGTACATGCTATAGGGTTTGAAGAAAGTGGACTAGGAGAAAGAATGTCTATTGATAAAACCGTAACAAAGGCGGACTTTGTTCCCCATGAAAAGTCATACTATGAGAAGGTAATCCGATCAATAAAGAACCTTGTATGA
- a CDS encoding amino acid ABC transporter ATP-binding protein: MIQIRNLHKTFGELQVLKGIDLDIPKGKVIVVIGPSGSGKTTFLRCLNILEVPTKGSLSIDQQTLDFTKKVPKGQIPPFRRLTGMVFQNYNLFPHKTALENVMEGPMIVNKEEKSKVEGRARILLDKVGLGDKVDVYPFQLSGGQQQRVGIARALAMEPKVMLFDEPTSALDPELVGEVLKVMKDLANEGMTMVVVTHEMRFAKEVADEVLFMDQGVIIEKGQPDQIFSNPKEERTKQFLRLIQ, encoded by the coding sequence ATGATACAAATTCGTAACTTACATAAAACATTTGGAGAGCTTCAGGTATTAAAAGGAATAGATTTAGACATTCCAAAAGGAAAGGTTATTGTTGTCATCGGCCCCTCTGGCTCGGGAAAGACCACATTTCTTCGTTGTTTAAATATTCTAGAAGTACCAACAAAGGGTAGTTTATCAATTGATCAACAAACGTTGGATTTCACTAAGAAAGTGCCTAAAGGACAAATCCCCCCTTTTCGCAGGCTAACTGGAATGGTGTTTCAAAACTATAATCTTTTTCCCCACAAGACTGCGCTTGAAAACGTAATGGAAGGTCCGATGATTGTTAACAAAGAAGAAAAATCAAAGGTTGAAGGCCGTGCACGGATCCTGTTAGATAAAGTAGGTTTGGGGGACAAGGTGGATGTTTACCCCTTCCAGCTTTCTGGCGGGCAGCAACAACGTGTAGGTATCGCAAGAGCCCTAGCAATGGAACCAAAGGTAATGTTGTTTGATGAACCAACTTCAGCATTAGATCCAGAGCTTGTAGGAGAAGTGTTAAAAGTTATGAAGGATCTAGCTAATGAGGGAATGACAATGGTTGTCGTGACTCATGAGATGAGGTTCGCAAAGGAAGTTGCTGATGAAGTATTATTCATGGATCAAGGTGTAATTATTGAAAAAGGCCAACCAGATCAGATTTTTTCTAATCCAAAAGAAGAACGGACAAAGCAGTTTTTGCGTTTGATTCAGTAG
- a CDS encoding amino acid ABC transporter permease, which yields MFLSSVFTNPERLERLTTIAMNSLQPLLEGAIVYTIPLTLLSFSFGIILAVLTALARISSIKLFEIIASFYVSAIRGTPLLVQLFILFYGLPTLGVVIDPFPAAIIGFSLNVGAYASEIIRAAILSIPKGQWEAAYSIGMSYQQALKRIILPQASRVSIPPLSNTFISLVKDTSLASLILVTEMFRRAQEIAATNYEFLLLYTQAALIYWLICFILSIGQAKLEHRLDRYVSR from the coding sequence ATGTTCTTAAGTAGTGTTTTTACGAACCCTGAACGATTAGAAAGATTGACAACAATTGCGATGAATTCCCTTCAACCTTTGTTGGAGGGTGCAATTGTTTATACCATTCCACTTACGTTACTTTCCTTTAGTTTTGGAATCATTTTGGCTGTGTTAACTGCTTTAGCTAGAATCTCTAGTATAAAGCTTTTTGAAATCATTGCTAGTTTTTATGTGTCAGCCATTCGAGGCACACCACTTCTTGTCCAACTTTTTATTCTTTTTTATGGATTACCAACGCTTGGTGTCGTGATTGATCCTTTTCCTGCTGCTATCATCGGTTTTTCATTGAATGTTGGGGCTTACGCATCTGAAATTATTAGAGCTGCGATTCTTTCCATACCAAAAGGACAGTGGGAAGCAGCATACTCTATTGGTATGTCCTATCAACAGGCATTAAAACGCATTATCCTTCCACAAGCATCGAGGGTGTCCATTCCTCCTCTTTCGAACACTTTTATTAGTCTGGTAAAAGATACATCCTTGGCCTCATTAATTTTAGTAACTGAAATGTTTCGGCGAGCACAAGAAATTGCAGCAACCAACTATGAATTTTTACTTTTATATACTCAAGCTGCCCTGATTTATTGGCTTATTTGCTTTATCCTTTCAATTGGACAAGCAAAGCTTGAACATAGACTAGATCGTTATGTTTCAAGATAG
- a CDS encoding amino acid ABC transporter substrate-binding protein — MKKNQLWLLMVLVSSLLILFSCAPPEDEATNENKQEEKENKESEVEGDAKDKGGKEDKGTGDGLLKKVKDEGVLLIGTEGTYPPFSFHNDAGELTGFDVEIAKEIAKRIGVTPEFKETQWDAMFAGLDAKRFDMIANQVGIRPDRQDKYDFSDPYITSSAVLVTHLDNKDVNSFEDMKGLQSAQSLTSNFADLAKAFEAEIVGVDGFNQSIELLTSKRVDATINDKLTVLDFLKQRPDAPVKIAATHEEASQSGFMFRKGSKDLVDEVNKALQKMIDDGTYQEISKEWFGENVLK, encoded by the coding sequence ATGAAAAAGAATCAACTATGGTTATTAATGGTGTTAGTCAGTTCTTTACTTATCCTGTTTTCTTGTGCACCACCCGAGGATGAGGCAACTAATGAAAATAAACAAGAGGAAAAAGAAAACAAAGAATCAGAAGTGGAGGGTGATGCAAAAGACAAGGGTGGTAAAGAAGATAAAGGAACAGGCGATGGGTTACTAAAAAAGGTAAAGGATGAAGGAGTCCTTTTAATTGGTACAGAGGGTACATACCCACCTTTTTCATTTCACAATGATGCAGGTGAGTTAACTGGTTTCGATGTAGAAATAGCAAAAGAGATTGCAAAACGAATAGGGGTAACTCCAGAATTTAAGGAAACTCAATGGGATGCTATGTTTGCAGGCCTTGATGCAAAAAGATTTGACATGATTGCTAATCAGGTTGGAATAAGACCAGATCGTCAAGATAAGTATGATTTTTCAGATCCTTATATTACATCTTCTGCTGTTTTAGTTACTCATTTAGATAATAAAGATGTAAATAGTTTTGAAGACATGAAAGGCCTACAATCAGCCCAGTCCTTAACTAGTAACTTTGCTGACCTTGCAAAAGCATTCGAGGCTGAAATCGTTGGTGTTGATGGCTTTAATCAATCAATTGAGCTGTTAACTTCAAAGCGAGTGGATGCTACTATTAATGATAAGTTAACTGTGTTGGATTTTTTAAAACAACGACCTGATGCACCTGTAAAAATTGCAGCCACACACGAAGAAGCCTCACAAAGTGGATTCATGTTTAGAAAAGGTAGTAAAGACTTAGTGGATGAAGTGAACAAAGCTCTTCAAAAGATGATTGATGATGGGACATATCAAGAAATATCTAAAGAATGGTTTGGCGAGAATGTTCTTAAGTAG
- a CDS encoding AarF/ABC1/UbiB kinase family protein, translated as MKKQSKLLRMYKILSMAFMIFLKIYWFKISRKPESEWEKLWGVIGKRFRETLVELEGLLIKIGQFLSIRGDLLPKTFISQIEDLVDKVPPSKWDEIKAILEEEWGSRIEEYFTSIHSEAVASASIGEVYQGVLRDGRKVAVKVQRPTIASIVKTDFRSLAIIIWFADHFVPVPKGFINFKVLFQELKHVIQRELDYHKELETLLYFKNRFKEFEGLKIPEIYPELCTSRVLVMEWVEGRRVTDDKALNELQINRVHTAKRLLQVFLPQWMEPGIFHADPHPGNVLIDENGNLILLDFGMVGEITKKDAANFQKLIEGIVVKDYAKVVNGLSELGFLLPEADLKSMEKLLADMLAIDFTKIKEMDMFAVKKEMNDIIQTLPIQVPTRFVFLGRSYVTIEGMLLSIAPDEELVDLFKPVLTEWLKTQGSNKWTFLWQWVQSQPLFKAIHSVGEFLDLPNRMEQLKEVEQRRQFRFTVFENNKKQLSYFGLVGVGGILLGLAINHLSILQLSLGIVSVSFIGYLFVNSKQKKWMRFMQERR; from the coding sequence ATGAAAAAACAATCCAAGTTGCTTCGAATGTACAAAATTTTATCTATGGCATTCATGATATTCTTAAAAATCTATTGGTTTAAAATTTCAAGAAAACCAGAGTCGGAGTGGGAGAAACTTTGGGGAGTTATTGGTAAAAGGTTTCGAGAAACACTTGTTGAATTAGAGGGGCTCCTCATAAAGATAGGTCAATTCCTTAGTATTAGAGGTGACTTATTGCCAAAAACGTTTATCTCACAAATAGAGGATTTAGTTGATAAAGTGCCACCTTCAAAGTGGGATGAAATTAAAGCGATTTTAGAGGAGGAATGGGGAAGTAGAATTGAAGAATACTTTACTTCTATTCATTCGGAAGCAGTAGCCTCTGCGTCTATAGGTGAAGTGTATCAAGGTGTACTTCGAGATGGGAGAAAGGTTGCTGTAAAAGTACAGCGCCCAACTATAGCTAGCATTGTAAAGACAGATTTTCGTTCCTTAGCAATCATTATTTGGTTTGCTGATCATTTTGTACCTGTTCCTAAAGGCTTCATTAATTTCAAGGTGTTATTTCAAGAGCTAAAACATGTTATTCAAAGAGAGCTAGATTATCACAAAGAACTTGAAACACTTTTATATTTTAAAAATAGATTTAAAGAGTTCGAGGGCTTAAAAATACCAGAAATCTATCCAGAACTATGTACATCCAGAGTACTTGTTATGGAGTGGGTTGAGGGTAGGAGAGTAACTGATGATAAAGCTCTTAATGAATTACAGATAAACCGTGTCCACACTGCCAAGCGACTTTTACAAGTCTTTCTTCCACAGTGGATGGAGCCTGGGATTTTTCATGCAGATCCTCATCCTGGGAATGTATTAATTGATGAAAATGGAAACCTCATTCTTCTAGATTTTGGAATGGTTGGCGAAATAACTAAAAAGGATGCTGCAAATTTTCAAAAACTAATTGAAGGGATTGTTGTGAAAGACTATGCAAAGGTAGTAAATGGTTTGTCTGAGCTAGGATTCCTTCTACCTGAAGCAGATCTAAAATCAATGGAGAAGCTACTAGCTGACATGTTAGCAATTGATTTTACAAAAATAAAAGAGATGGATATGTTTGCAGTTAAAAAGGAAATGAATGATATTATACAGACGCTGCCCATTCAAGTTCCTACTCGTTTTGTTTTCTTAGGCCGTTCTTATGTGACGATAGAAGGTATGCTTTTATCCATCGCTCCTGATGAGGAATTGGTTGATTTATTTAAACCTGTATTAACAGAATGGTTGAAAACGCAAGGCTCAAATAAATGGACATTCCTATGGCAATGGGTACAATCACAGCCTCTATTCAAGGCTATTCACTCTGTAGGAGAATTTTTAGATCTACCGAACCGAATGGAGCAATTAAAAGAAGTAGAACAGAGAAGACAGTTTCGCTTTACTGTGTTTGAAAATAATAAGAAACAATTATCCTACTTCGGTTTAGTTGGTGTGGGTGGAATATTACTGGGATTGGCTATAAACCATTTATCAATTTTACAGCTATCCTTAGGAATAGTTTCTGTGTCATTTATCGGATACCTATTCGTTAATTCAAAGCAAAAAAAATGGATGAGGTTTATGCAAGAAAGGCGCTAA
- a CDS encoding DUF4083 family protein, which translates to MNIADIVFQLFIFLLIILFFVSIGAFVRSLFKNQRTNVQQNSQIEQKLDRIIELLEKDKR; encoded by the coding sequence GTGAACATCGCTGATATCGTATTTCAACTATTTATTTTTTTATTAATTATCTTGTTTTTTGTCTCTATCGGAGCATTCGTAAGGTCACTCTTTAAGAATCAACGGACAAATGTACAACAAAACTCGCAAATCGAGCAAAAACTTGATCGAATTATAGAATTATTAGAAAAGGATAAAAGATAG
- a CDS encoding NRDE family protein: protein MCLILFSYNTHPIYKLIVAANRDEFYERPTAPAHYWNDNPMILAGRDLLQMGTWMGVSTTGRFAALTNFRDPTENTVGKRSRGELVSTFLNTSLSVNQYMEKIALERSNYPGFNYIAYDNNELFYYSNIENKIKQLKSGIYGVSNHLLDTEWPKVTRGKEGLARISNQPIDSMVEDLFLLLQNTDPVPDQLLPSTGVSLEWERRLSPLFIRSGEGYGTRCSTVLLMTDKEIDYIERTYSTYGVSDRNYTIKR, encoded by the coding sequence GTGTGTTTAATCCTATTTTCGTACAACACCCATCCAATCTACAAATTAATCGTTGCTGCAAACCGAGATGAGTTTTATGAAAGACCTACTGCCCCTGCTCATTATTGGAACGACAATCCGATGATTCTTGCAGGTCGAGACTTGTTACAGATGGGCACATGGATGGGAGTAAGCACGACCGGACGTTTTGCAGCATTAACAAATTTTCGTGACCCTACAGAAAATACAGTAGGAAAACGTTCCCGTGGCGAGCTGGTTTCAACCTTTCTAAATACGTCACTCTCTGTAAATCAATATATGGAAAAAATCGCCTTAGAACGGAGCAATTATCCTGGGTTTAATTATATTGCATACGATAACAATGAACTTTTCTACTATTCAAATATTGAGAATAAGATTAAACAACTGAAGTCTGGAATCTATGGTGTAAGTAATCATTTATTAGATACCGAATGGCCAAAGGTGACACGCGGCAAAGAGGGATTAGCAAGAATAAGCAATCAACCTATAGATTCTATGGTTGAAGATCTTTTTCTACTTTTACAAAATACCGATCCTGTCCCTGATCAACTCCTTCCGAGCACTGGTGTTTCCTTGGAGTGGGAGCGAAGACTTTCTCCGTTGTTTATTAGAAGCGGTGAGGGCTATGGTACGAGATGCTCAACTGTTTTATTAATGACTGATAAAGAGATAGATTATATAGAGCGAACCTACTCAACTTACGGAGTAAGCGACCGGAACTATACGATTAAACGATAA
- a CDS encoding HAD family hydrolase, with translation MATYKVLLFDLDGTLSDPAEGITKSVQYALEKLGIVESNLENLQTFIGPPLQVSFSERYGFDEVTIKKAIEFYRERFKERGMYENKLYPNVPNLLKSLREQDFTLVVATSKPTIFAKQILEYFKIEHYFDLVVGSNLDGTRSAKADIIQYILNHYNEYCLDDFVMIGDREHDLIGANQTGIDSIGVTYGYGSLNELRQAQATYIVDSVSEIKDVLEKSVMSEE, from the coding sequence ATGGCAACATATAAAGTACTATTATTTGATTTAGATGGAACACTTTCAGATCCTGCAGAGGGTATAACTAAATCCGTGCAATACGCATTAGAAAAATTAGGGATTGTTGAAAGTAATCTTGAGAATCTGCAAACCTTTATTGGACCGCCATTGCAGGTTTCTTTTTCTGAAAGGTACGGTTTTGATGAGGTCACTATAAAAAAGGCAATTGAGTTTTATAGAGAAAGGTTTAAAGAGAGAGGGATGTACGAAAATAAACTCTATCCGAACGTTCCAAACCTACTAAAATCATTAAGAGAACAAGACTTCACCTTAGTAGTTGCAACTTCAAAACCTACTATCTTTGCTAAACAAATTTTAGAGTATTTTAAGATTGAGCATTATTTTGATCTTGTCGTAGGTAGTAATCTTGATGGTACAAGATCAGCGAAAGCAGATATTATTCAATACATTTTAAATCATTATAATGAATATTGCCTTGATGATTTTGTTATGATTGGTGACCGTGAACATGATCTTATAGGAGCTAATCAAACAGGTATTGATTCAATAGGGGTTACTTATGGATATGGCTCTTTGAATGAACTAAGGCAAGCTCAAGCAACCTATATTGTAGATAGTGTAAGCGAAATTAAGGATGTTTTAGAGAAATCAGTTATGTCAGAGGAATAA
- a CDS encoding GNAT family N-acetyltransferase: MKTNALILLFPKESFQLPFEEGLPEGYYVRTYRDGDREKYNRLLEEEGWKLGEEQLEDFFNRILPDGLLFIVCEKTEEIVASAAALHNPKSSYYTFPFGGNIGFVFTKQDHRNNGLGRYVTALATRRLISAGYTSIRVVTNDHRLPALKTYLTIGYKPFLYSSDMEQRWRNVYHRLDLVFERMECLEV; the protein is encoded by the coding sequence ATGAAAACTAACGCATTGATCTTGCTTTTTCCAAAAGAATCATTTCAATTACCATTCGAAGAAGGTCTTCCGGAAGGATACTATGTAAGAACATATAGGGATGGAGATAGAGAAAAGTATAATAGATTGTTAGAAGAAGAGGGATGGAAACTAGGCGAAGAACAACTAGAGGATTTTTTCAACCGCATTTTACCTGATGGTCTGCTTTTTATCGTTTGTGAGAAAACTGAGGAGATTGTAGCTTCTGCAGCAGCATTACATAATCCTAAATCAAGTTATTACACGTTTCCCTTTGGTGGGAATATTGGGTTTGTGTTTACAAAACAAGACCATAGAAATAATGGTTTAGGACGTTATGTTACCGCTTTAGCTACCAGGCGGTTAATTTCAGCAGGATATACAAGTATCAGAGTCGTGACAAATGATCATCGCTTACCAGCTTTAAAGACCTATCTTACTATAGGATATAAACCATTTTTATACTCGTCAGATATGGAGCAACGATGGAGAAATGTATATCATAGGTTGGATTTAGTTTTTGAGCGAATGGAATGTTTAGAAGTGTAA